A region of the Paramormyrops kingsleyae isolate MSU_618 chromosome 6, PKINGS_0.4, whole genome shotgun sequence genome:
TCACGCCTGCAGTGGGTGGGGAGCTGGCGGGGGCAGCATTGCTGGGTGGTGAGTCTGCTTGAGAGCCTACTCACCCATTTCCTCGGCCTGCCTCGTGGTCTCTTCTCTCCGGCTGGCTCTGTTTTCTAAAGTGGAATTGATAGAATGGAGGCAGGGGGAAGTGGGGGTTAATTCTCAGGCTCGATGGGCTCCATAGTAAATTTAAAGACTCAAACCTCACATGCATTCTGATACCCTTCACCTAAAAGGATCCGGGTTGAAAAGTAGAGCAGGCTGCACTGCAGGCAGATACTGACATGCTAACACATAAATTCCAAGGCGACAGCTGAGGGGCTGCCTCTCACCTTGGGTGTGGCACGAGGGCCCTTGTTTTTACTCCCTCTAGGACGTCCGCGGGGTCTCTTGGGGGTTGGAGGCCCACTGAGCTCCTGGAAGGAACAGAACTGGCGGATGAACCCTTCTCTGGACCAGGACTGCGAACCATGAGTGTCACAGTTAttgaatatttttaaaagatgtgACTTCTGAGAGAGGAAATACCACTTTGTAGAACGGCTGGCTGAGCAGACTGAGAGGGTGTGCATACATGTGAGGGAGACATGGAAAGGCACATGGATATGATAGTATggataaaaatgcaaaacagccATATACTTCACAAGTTAACGTatgcagctctggaaaaaatgaagagaccactctatatttttttaaaatctgcatttttaaatcctggtttaattctGGTTCTGCTGGTAGAAGGTTACACTGCGAGAccggctgcttccaggctcaaagtttctaagacacagtgaccaaaaaccagtcaggtagagggcagaagcggctccctaatggcagagatggccgtcaacttatccggcattgcctcataaatcggaggatgacctcaagtgaccttcaaaaagattgggaaacattaagtggtgtgaaatGTGCTGCCAGGACAATTCATAgtaggctcctagaagcagaactgaagacccaaaaagcaaggaagaagcccttcattaacgagaagcagggaagaaccaggctgcagtttgcaaaaaaatatatatatattacatagaCACATTCCCATAaaatgagaaatgagtgaaactaaaaatgttaCTGTGGTCTcctaattttttccagagctgaatAAAACTACATATTGCAAAGAGATCCAATAAATCACATATCATTCCGAAGGCAGGAGTCTCTTCATCTTGCCTAACTGCATTTTAGGAAGACTTGAAATACAACCTGAAAATTAGGCATCTTGCGCTAAAGTCTGCagcatataaataaacaaaaacaccaTTACATCTGATGAGGCTACACTGAATTGTCTCAATTGTTAGAGAACTGATTTTACAACATGATCACTGATGtgttgttttatttacattCCTTGTGGTTCATTACTGCAGAATGTGAACGTCTGCCCTGGTCTTGGCACAGCTTTGACTGACACATCGACACATTGCTATGCATCTTTCAGACTCTTATCCTTCCTGGTATATTGGGGAAGATGCAACATTTACAATCAATCACACTGGGCCAATGTATGACCTTTTTCAACATACAGGCTTTGGCAGGAATGTCCTGCTGGATGGGGTAGATTACTGAGCATCCGCTGGAGCTGACCTGTTGCGGTTTGCGCGGACGGCCCCTCCCCCGGCGTGGGGCTTCGGTGGGGGCCTCCGGACTGCCCGGCTGCGATGGCCTCTTTGCTGTACCGTTGTTACTCATCTGTGCCTCCTTCCGCCAGCATCACCCAATAGAGGGAGGGGGATGTCTGGGCATGGAGCCCCCACAGGCAGCTCTGGTGAAGGattgacggggggggggggcaagtgccTTCGGTCCTGGATGCAACAGTGGAGGACACCTGAGAAGAAATAAGAGCTGGGTGTTAGTGATTCTGAGTGAGCTCCACGCAGCGCCCTTATTCAGGTATTTAGGTGCCACAGTGTGTCAGCAGCCAGAAGAACTTTATGACATCAAGTCATTGACAGATACTCAGTCCTCAGTCATCACAATCCTAATTAGCAGCATCATGCCCTTGTCGATTAACGGTCATCAATACAAGTGCAAAGTGCGGGCACTGCCAAGCCATGGCCACTCCGCTGTCTCACGGCAGAGCTCACGGGGCACAAGGAGCCGCTCTGCTTCATGGCCTTGGCCTGAGGTTTGTAACATGAATGAGGCCAGTGAGGAGCGGGCCAGTTGGCAGGATTCACACCGAGGGGATACCAGTGCTCCACTGCTGCCAGCTTGGCAGGGCAGCTTCCCAGGTTCCGGTCATGGGAACATGCCGCTGCCTAGGAAGGGTAAAGCCGTGGCCAGCTCTGCCAGCTCAGCCGCAGgaatacaaacaaacacacacacacagacacacacacacacacgcagacacacacagacacacaaacacacacacgcacacacacacacacacgcagacacacacacacagacgcacacacacacaaacacgcagacacacacagacacacacacgcacacacacagacgcacacacacacacacacacaaacacgcagacacacacagacacacaaacacacacacactctcacacaaacacgcagacactctctctctctctctcctgcactCTCAATCCCTATGGAACCAGCATTTATATGGACCATATCCAACGAACTACAGCCAGACATGTTCCTCTAGTATTACATGCATGGTATTCCTAGAATTTTTCTCCTGGCCAGCTTTTAAACTACCTCAGTCCAGACCCAAACCCAGTCAACCCCCCTCACCATCCCTGGCTCTGATGCTCCTGGGAAATTAAACAATCAACCACGACACCCCACCCAGGACTATGAGAAAGCTGTGGCGTGGTGCTGTGTAGGTCAGCTCCAGCCGGCACTGCTCCCTGAAATTCCTCCTAATCGGTGTGCCAACATCAGGGCGCAACACTGAAAGTCACACAGAACAACCAACATCACAATCAGCACAAGGCGAGCTGCTCTTCATCACAGAGATCCCAGCTCTGCTGCAGATGGCGACTGCCTGTCAAAAATACAACTCTTTATATGTGAGTGACACCTGAAATGTTTTTAGTAGCTTCTAATGTTTTCACAGTGTTCCTGCATGTCTGTCATGATGCCTTCTGGAAGACACAAGGGAACAATAAGAAATCAATACATCAATCATATAACTGCCCACTGAGTACAGGGTCTTCATGGATACCATCAAGGCATATGCCtggcagtatgggcacatgGCACCATCATACCACGCTATGTCACACCCCCCGCGTGAGCTTGCCAGCTGATTAGAGAGATTGGCTGCACCAGACACTTGTCCCATAAGAGAGTTGAGCAGACCCGCATTCATTATGAGGTGTTGTTGATCAATGGAGTGTACTGAGCAGTCTCTCTTGGTCTTTTGTCTAGCCCTGACCCAACCAGCCTGCCATGTTCCTGTTCGTGCCCTATCTCCCCGCATTCCCCCCATGTCATGCCTTATTTGTGGGACAGGCCTCTCCAATCTCTCCGACTTCAAGCTCTGTGACCCAGACCACGCACCTACCTAGTGATTTTGCCTGTGTTTGCCTGGAGTCTAATAAAACCTGTGGCACTTCCCCAAATGTCCTGTTCTATCACACCCTTCAATAATGAGTTTCTCACTTGATTCATCTGTAATAAAAGACTGGCTAATTAAGCCCTAAATATTGGCCTTAATTTCAACCAAAACCGAAAGATGTAGAAACCCATGATATGCAATTATTACTGCAAGGTATTGTATATAAGGTATTGTGCATTAAACAGACACTAGTGTAAATAAGGAAAAACTAAGTAGTGTTAGATCCTGGCCTCATTTACAGGTTTCTGAAATTGCtaacacgcatttctccataCTGAAGTCACTTTTTCAAAACTCTTCACACAGTTAGCACAACAGTGGTCTACACGGACTAAATTGTTGATAATTTTTTATTGCTGTGACACAAAATGCATTCAATAACCACATCTTACAAAATTAGGGGATTCTTtgtataacaaaataaaaggaaaatgagGCCAAACACTATTGATTCCCAATTCAGCTGAACATCCTCTCAGGTGTTTGCTTTTCAATCTCTTTACCATCCATAAAAAGAAGGCATCTTTGTAAACATGGATCAAGTAAGTGAAGTTTCTAGATAAAGTGGATTGGCAGTGATAGGAGAATGAATGCATGGTAGAAAAAGGAGAGGAAGACATGGGATTGGAAAAAGAGCGACAGAAGATTCCCCAGCCAGAGCGGGCAACATGACAATGTGTGCAGCATTGTCCAATGATGGTGTGATGTTGCATGAACCAGTCATTAACCTATACAACACAGTTCCTAGATGACCTATATGGAAGACTTGTGTCAGTAGAGGAGAAAGGAAGAGTGAGAAGAAATGTGCCAGTCTTTGTTGGTGTTTGGTATAATGTTGCATTTCACCCGTCTGCTACAGTCACAGGAGGTATTGCAGAACATCCCAGGACATGCTGAATTTTACTGCTACCTCCCACTGCCATAACCTAAAACTGAGCGATTCCGCTCTACATGTAGATGGAAGGTGTACTACCACCCTcgtacacacaaacacacacacacacacacacacaaatatatatatatatatatatacagtatatatatatatatatatatatatatgagatcatgttggtgtaaaactatgatgttatgtctgtcaaagtgtgtcagcttagccgtttcaaaacctctcctggGTAAAAAAATgggtaaaaatttgtacttTTGTTTGTCAAAGGGGCTGTACCCCCAAGGGTCTGCCAactgtacccttagctgtaggtaattgtaccttttgaggtacagaaatggactctcaGGAACAATACTGTACCATtcatggtacattaatgctgtttgtacctttgggatgttcctcagagttaatttctgtaccttaaaaggtgcaattacaagggtacagctccagtgacaagcaaaggtacacatTTTTACCCTTTTCCATGAGAGTGTAATGTCTCCATAGTATTAGCAATAACCATGCAATACAGCCATGCATTTTTGACTGGACTATAGCACACCTTGTTTGGCAAATCAATAACTCACTGAGTTATTTaccaaattaattaattgagctggttgtgatatttaataaatacatggaattgctggggtgcccctgaggagaggtttgggaactgaagcgatgTTCTTCTAGCAATCTAGCTAGGTATCAGTACCTTTttgaagaacagaagaaattcttgttagttacTGTTACAGATCATTTGTATATCTTataatgttgtgtttttttctgagcaaatatatacttactacccagatcAATCGTTTGAGACATTTCCTTTGACTAAGACTCACAAAGTACTgcatatgtttttttattatttatcatgGAAAAAAATAGGTTAAAGTATATTGTGTGCCAAAGAAAGTTTGATAACTTTTGCCAGCATGGACTTATTTTAAGACAAGCCTTTAGTTTTTTGCTGGTTTTCCTGCATTTTGGAGGTGAGATTaacggtaacactttataatactgttctgcagttaacaggtaaatatacaggaagtaagcagcaacaaaggagtagtgcttcattaacacctaaattaGTACTATTCACTACTaaggagttatgcttaattactcaataggtaattGTGAACTGattattatagtagttcgctagtacttcattaggaactattgagtattgcaggtctcattgggaattatCTACTAAatatggattatttctaataactactagttcattacTCGTCAAATGAACAATGCTGTTTTTGGACTAACTGGGATGTATAGGCTACTGTTTTCAATGTTTTTGTCATTCTTTTCCTTTTGGAAAAACAGGCTTGTTTcttcctacttgtttgtatgacatacaacttattctacaaaatgttactgcctaaaatatatatacagtacctacattttaattgtttaccTCACTTCAGTCTGTGTGCCAGTGTTCTTCAAACCGTGCTTTGAAGTCCAACTGAAGGGATGGTCAATCAGAGACTTGTGTTTTACCACTTGATGTGCTCTACCACATATTGTTGATCTTTTctaaacattaataaattaatatatgcattttaaataaggaatgaagTCTTAATGATgacctaaataaaactaattgtaactcattagtaatgaatgtggtgttACTGACTTCTTCAATAGGAGTTACTAAAGAtcaagaacagtattataaagtgaaacacactgtaacttattagtaatgaatgtggtgttACTGAGTACGctatttatttcacatttactgAGTTCTTTTTAAGGGGTTAATAAAAACAATGAATGTTAACATAGCTTATTTGCTTCACTTAAACATTTATgtaacacttcatgacacaacaacataagttcattttaaacatgTAATTTGAAGCGCATCTATGTTTATATTAACATCAcaacttaattttttaaatcaaattactttacattgattacacatccatcccattaaaactatttacacAGGGTACTGCTTTCTGATGTCATCTAACAAACGTGCAAGTGGTCCATCCTTGTGTTTTTGGCCCAGCCAGCAGGTCCACTCAATCAGTCTTTGTCAGCTgacgtcacactcgctatagccACAGTGTATTGTGGGTCAAATCGTCATTTTGGTTGATTCATTTGGTTGATTTGGTTGGTCATATTACATTTGAAAGGCTGTCATTGCGTTGTATGCAACCAAAATGGCGATTtgacccacaatacactgcgaCTATAGCTAGTGTGACATCAgctgacaaagaccgattgaGTGGACCTGCTGGCTGGGCCAAAAACACAAGGATGGACCACTTGCACGTTTGTTACATGACATCAGAAAGCAGTACCCTgtgtaaatagttttaatgGGATAGATGTGTAATCAATGTAAAGTAATTTGATTAAAAAATTAAGTtatattaatatacacatatatgtgcTTCAAATTAcatgtttaaaatgaacttatgcTGTCGTGTCATGAAGTGTTACATAAATGTTTAAGTGAAGCAAATAAGCTATGTTAACATTCAATGTTCTTATTAACCCCTTAAAAAGAACTTAAATGTGAAAGAAATAGCTTACTCAGTaacaccacattcattactaataagttagtgtgtttcactttataatactgttcttgaTCTTTAGTAACTCCTATTGAAGAAGTCAGTaacaccacattcattactaatgagttacaattagttttatttaggtcATCATTAAGActtcattccttatttaaaatgcatacattaatttcttaatgtttagaaAAGATCAACAATATGTGG
Encoded here:
- the LOC111848793 gene encoding uncharacterized protein, with translation MSNNGTAKRPSQPGSPEAPTEAPRRGRGRPRKPQQELSGPPTPKRPRGRPRGSKNKGPRATPKKTEPAGEKRPRGRPRKWPQKVIQEGQQQADPQGAMEGPSQTPPPAEGK